The Verrucomicrobiia bacterium genomic sequence CCGGGCTCCAACCCAACGACCTCCTCACCGCCGTCAATGGCCAGCCCCTCTACACCGCCATGGGCATCGGCGATTACGCCCGCCGTCACCCCGACGAATCCCTCTCCCTCTCCGTCCGCCGCGGCGACCAGACCCTCACCCTTCCCTTCGAACCCCGCGGCGCCCGCGTGGGTGCCGTCGTCCCCGACAGCCCCGCCGCCCAGGGCGGCATCCGCGGCGGCGACCGCGTCGTCGCCATCGACGGCCGCCGCTTCCGCACCGCCGAACAGTTCAGCGAATACGTCCGCGACAACGGCAGCCAGGAACTGCTGTTCACCCTCGAACGCGATGCCGCCACCCTCGAAGCCCGCGTCCGCCCCGCCATCCCCGTCGGCGATTCCCTCCCCCGCATCGGGGTCCAGTGGTCCAGCGACACCGGGATCGTCTATGACGAGTTCGGCCGCTTCGAAATCGTCCATCCCCGCCCGCTCGAGCAGATCCGCCTCTCGATGATGGCGATCGTGAACACCTTCGACGCCCTCTTCTCCCGCAACTCCGACATCAAGCTCCAGCACATGGCCGGTCCCGTGCAGATCGTCCGCGTGTACTACATCCTCTTCGAAAGCGACAACGGCTGGCTCCAGGCCATCTGGTTCAGCGTCATCCTCAACGTCAACCTCGCCCTCCTCAATCTCCTCCCCATCCCCGTCCTCGACGGCGGCCATATCGTCCTCGCCATCGTCGAGTGGATCCGCCGCCGCCCCATCAGCGGCCGCGCCCTCGTCAGCGTCCAGTACGCCTTCGCCTTCCTCCTCATCGGCTTCATGCTCTACGTCACCTTCTTCGATGCCCAGGACTGGCTCGGCGGACGCGAGGAGGCCGCCCCCGCCATGCGCTTCGAAGCACCGCCCCCGCCCTGATGATCCCCCGCGCCCTCCCGCCGCTGCTCCAACCCGCCCTCGCGTTCCTGATCCTCCTGCCCCTCCTCGCCCGGGTCGCGCCCCTCACCGGCGCGACCGCGGCGGCCGCCACCGAACCGCACTGGATCTGGACCGCCCCCTCCGCCGACGCGCCCGACCCCGCCGGTGACCCGGCCGCGACGCAGACAGCCTGGTTCCGGCATTCCTTCCGCACCCCGCCCTACACCTGGAACGCCCGCCTCTCCCTGTCCGCCCCCGCCGGAACCGAGGTCTTCCTCAACGCCCGCCCCGTCGCCGCCTCCCGCGCCTGGGACGAACCGGTCCGCGCCGAGGTCTCCATGAACCTCCTCCAGGGCGAAAACATCCTCGCCGTCCGCGTCCCCCGCCCCTCCGGCCAACCCGGCCTCCTTCTCCACCTCCAACTGGGCGGCACCGAAACCCGCCACGTCTTCTCCAGTCCCGACTGGCGTGTCACCTCCGAGCAACGCCCCGACTGGCTCGCCCCCGCCTTCGACCCCTCAGGCTGGTCCCCGGCCGTCAGCCTCGGCGCCCACGGTGTCGAGCCCTGGGGCCATATCCTGGATCGCCCGGTCGCCACCCCCGCCGGGTCCCTCCAACTCCTCCCCGGCTTCGAGGCGACCCTCCTCCGCTCGGCCCGTCCCAACGAAGGCTCCTGGATCGCCCTCGCCATCGATCCCAAGGGCCGCATCGTCGTCGCCCCCGAAGGCGACGGCCATCCCCTCTGGCGCTTCACCCCCGCCCCCGACGGCTCCCTCTCCGATCCGGAACCGGTCCCCGCCCCGATCCGCGCCGCCATGGGCCTGCTGTTCGCCCACGGAAGCCTCTACGCCAATGCCCGCGGTCCCGAAGGCAACGGCCTCTACCGCCTCACCGACACCAACGGCAACGACCGCTTCGATCCGGAGGAAGTCCGCCTCCTCAAACGCTTCGCCGGCGGCGGCGAACACGGCTATCACGCCGTCACCCTCGGTCCCGACAACCAGATCTACGTCCTCAACGGCAATACCACCGGCCTCCCCGAAGGCCTCTCCCCCCACTCCCCCTTCCGCAACGCCGCCGAAGACGTCCTCTCCCTCAATCCCGACGAAACCCACGCCGCCCGCGGTGCCCTCGCCCCCGGCGGTTATGTCGTCCGCACCGACCCCGACGGCCGCACCTGGGAACTCGTCGCCGCCGGACTCCGCAACGCCTACGACTTCGACTTCCATCCCGACGGCGAACTCTTCACCTGGGACAGCGACAACGAATGGGACTGGGGCACCCCCTGGTACCGCCCTGCCCGCGTCTTTCACCTCGTCTCCGGCGCCGAAATCGGCTGGCGCGACGGCACCCGCGCCTGGCCCGACCACTACCCCGACGCGATCCCCGGCGTCGTGGACATCGGACTCGGCTCGCCCACCGGCGTCCGCTTCGGCACCCGCGCCCGGTTCCCCGAAAAGTACCGCCGCGCCCTCTTCCTCCAGGACTGGTCCTACGGCCGCATCCTCGCCGTTCACCTCGCACCGCACGGCGCCACCTACCGCGGCACGTTCGAGGAGTTCCTCAAAGGCCAGCCCCTCAACCTCACCGCCCTCGCCTTTGGTCCCGACGGTGCCATGTACTTCACCACCGGCGGCCGCGGCACCCAGTCCGGTCTCTACCGCGTCACCTATCGCGACCCCCTCTCCCCCGCCGATCTTCAACCGGACCT encodes the following:
- a CDS encoding site-2 protease family protein translates to MEFLKIIVISLEVLLFFNLMIVVHELGHFLAARWRGLVVERFGIWFGRPLWEKKINGVWYSLGSIPAGGFVALPQLAPMDAIEGQPDADRAKLPPITPLDKIIVAFAGPLFSLGLAFVFAIVVWGVGRPVSEAEATTTIGYVLPGSPAEQAGLQPGDKLLAIDDQPVNRWGGLSADSVSWRIVRSEGETVRVRFERDGEIREVTARPVIPERRFWQRQSIRQLQMMPAASPMVARVEPGSAAESAGLQPNDLLTAVNGQPLYTAMGIGDYARRHPDESLSLSVRRGDQTLTLPFEPRGARVGAVVPDSPAAQGGIRGGDRVVAIDGRRFRTAEQFSEYVRDNGSQELLFTLERDAATLEARVRPAIPVGDSLPRIGVQWSSDTGIVYDEFGRFEIVHPRPLEQIRLSMMAIVNTFDALFSRNSDIKLQHMAGPVQIVRVYYILFESDNGWLQAIWFSVILNVNLALLNLLPIPVLDGGHIVLAIVEWIRRRPISGRALVSVQYAFAFLLIGFMLYVTFFDAQDWLGGREEAAPAMRFEAPPPP
- a CDS encoding c-type cytochrome — translated: MIPRALPPLLQPALAFLILLPLLARVAPLTGATAAAATEPHWIWTAPSADAPDPAGDPAATQTAWFRHSFRTPPYTWNARLSLSAPAGTEVFLNARPVAASRAWDEPVRAEVSMNLLQGENILAVRVPRPSGQPGLLLHLQLGGTETRHVFSSPDWRVTSEQRPDWLAPAFDPSGWSPAVSLGAHGVEPWGHILDRPVATPAGSLQLLPGFEATLLRSARPNEGSWIALAIDPKGRIVVAPEGDGHPLWRFTPAPDGSLSDPEPVPAPIRAAMGLLFAHGSLYANARGPEGNGLYRLTDTNGNDRFDPEEVRLLKRFAGGGEHGYHAVTLGPDNQIYVLNGNTTGLPEGLSPHSPFRNAAEDVLSLNPDETHAARGALAPGGYVVRTDPDGRTWELVAAGLRNAYDFDFHPDGELFTWDSDNEWDWGTPWYRPARVFHLVSGAEIGWRDGTRAWPDHYPDAIPGVVDIGLGSPTGVRFGTRARFPEKYRRALFLQDWSYGRILAVHLAPHGATYRGTFEEFLKGQPLNLTALAFGPDGAMYFTTGGRGTQSGLYRVTYRDPLSPADLQPDLASPPTPARQQRHALEQFHGRDLPGAVEAVWELLGDPDPALRFAARVALEAQDLSRWRPRALAESHPTRALTALLALARTGGPEDQTALFRALARFPLTGLDEDHRLLKYRVLQLSFLRQGRPSPEWTSRAIERLGPLYPAPGWRENFELARLLIFLEAPSVVGRTLDLLAAAPSQQQQIHYLAQLRHLRSGWTPPDRERYFDGWLQPRDHLPQPGSLLHWFHDVGRDYVDGTNLDRHLETFRRDAIAHLSESERAALRPRLDAPIVRAQVIPPQPRSFVQEWTMDDLIPQLDRASYGRNFDRGRRAFIDAQCYLCHRFGNAGGSIGPDITATASKYGRRELLESLIDPSRVISDQYQNVRVFLLDGDEVTGRLLAESDSGWTLETDPLAATERFVPRADAESIEPSPISGMPEGLLNGLTAGEILDMIAFIESGGRPDAPAFQSPNTRPQYSGPDSRP